The following proteins come from a genomic window of Malus domestica chromosome 02, GDT2T_hap1:
- the LOC103418322 gene encoding probable aquaporin SIP2-1, which translates to MGRIGLLVSDMIISFMWVWSGVLIKIYVFSILGFGHGPGGEIIKCALSIVNMFFFALLGKVTNGGTYNPLTVLSGAITGDFSRFLFTVGARIPAQVIGSIAGVWLIIAAFPEVGHGPRLNVDLHRGALTEGLLTFAIVTVSLGLARKIPGSFFTKTWISSVSKLTLHILGSDLTGGCMNPASVMGWAYARGDHFTKEHIMVYWLAPMEATLLAIWTFRVVVPPAQEDKVDVKAKPE; encoded by the exons ATGGGGAGGATTGGTTTGCTCGTGTCGGATATGATAATCTCGTTCATGTGGGTATGGTCGGGGGTCTTGATCAAGATCTACGTGTTCAGCATTCTGGGGTTTGGTCACGGACCCGGCGGTGAGATCATCAAGTGCGCCCTTTCGATTGTGAACATGTTCTTCTTCGCGTTGCTGGGAAAGGTTACCAACGGCGGCACCTACAATCCTTTGACCGTGTTGTCCGGCGCAATTACTGGGGATTTCAGCCGCTTCCTTTTCACTGTTGGTGCCAGAATCCCTGCTCAG GTTATCGGCTCTATTGCTGGCGTTTGGCTCATAATCGCGGCCTTTCCTGAAGTAGGTCATGGTCCTCGCTTGAACGTTGACCTCCATCGAGGTGCGCTCACAGAAGGGTTGCTGACATTTGCGATTGTTACCGTCTCGCTTGGGCTTGCCAGAAAAATCCCCGGGAGTTTCTTCACGAAGACTTGGATCTCGAGCGTTTCCAAGTTAACTCTTCATATTCTCGGCTCTGATCTGACTGGCGGTTGTATGAACCCGGCTTCT GTGATGGGATGGGCTTACGCTCGTGGCGACCATTTCACGAAGGAGCATATCATGGTTTACTGGCTCGCCCCGATGGAGGCAACTCTGCTGGCAATATGGACATTTAGGGTCGTCGTTCCACCAGCCCAGGAGGACAAGGTCGACGTGAAGGCTAAACCAGAATGA
- the LOC103401320 gene encoding soluble inorganic pyrophosphatase 4, which produces MANNDAEGSGKKSGSSHVKLNERILSSMSRRSVAAHPWHDLEIGPGAPAVFNCVVEIGKGSKVKYELDKTTGLIVVDRVLYSSVVYPHNYGFIPRTICEDSDPMDVLVLMQEPVIPGSFLRARAIGLMPMIDQGEKDDKIIAVCADDPEFRHITDLKELPPHRLAEIRRFFEDYKKNENKEVEVEDFLPAEAAIEAIRYSMNLYASYIVESLRQ; this is translated from the exons ATGGCTAACAATGATGCAGAAGGGAGTGGAAAGAAGTCGGGGTCTTCTCACGTTAAACTCAATGAAAGAATCCTTTCTTCAATGTCAAGGAGATCTGTTGCTGCTCATCCCTGGCATGACTTAGAGATTG GACCTGGTGCACCAGCAGTTTTCAACTGT GTTGTTGAAATTGGCAAAGGCAGCAAGGTTAAGTATGAGCTCGACAAGACAACTGGCCTTATAGTA GTTGACCGTGTGCTTTACTCATCGGTTGTTTACCCGCACAACTATGGTTTCATCCCACGAACAATCTGTGAGGATAGTGATCCAATGGATGTCCTAGTACTGATGCAG GAGCCCGTGATACCTGGTTCTTTCCTTCGTGCTCGCGCTATTGGATTAATGCCCATGATTGATCAA GGTGAAAAGGATGACAAGATTATTGCAGTATGTGCTGATGACCCTGAGTTCCGCCATATCACTGACCTCAAGGAGCTTCCTCCACATCGCCTTGCAGAAATTCGTCGGTTCTTTGAGGACT ACAAAAAGAATGAGAACaaggaagttgaggttgaagactTTCTACCGGCTGAGGCTGCCATCGAGGCCATCAGATACTCCAT GAACCTGTATGCATCTTACATCGTGGAGAGCTTGAGGCAGTAG
- the LOC103401313 gene encoding gamma carbonic anhydrase 1, mitochondrial has protein sequence MGTLGRAIYTVGFWIRETGQAIDRLGSRLQGNYYFQEQLSRHRTLMNVFDKAPVVDKEAFVAPSASIIGQVQVGRGSSIWYGCVLRGDVNSISIGSGTNIQDNSLVHVAKSNLSGKVLPTIIGDNVTVGHSAVLHGCTVEDEAFVGMAATLLDGVYVEKHAMVAAGALVRQNTRIPCGEVWGGNPAKFLRKLTEDEMAFISQSALNYSNLAQVHAAENAKPLDEIEFEKALRKKFGRRDEEYDSMLGVTRETPAEITLPDNVLPPKSA, from the exons ATGGGGACCCTGGGCAGAGCAATCTACACCGTTGGATTCTGGATCCGCGAGACCGGCCAAGCCATTGACCGCCTCGGTTCCCGCCTCCAAGGCAACTACTACTTCCAAGAACAGC TTTCGCGGCATCGGACGCTGATGAACGTGTTCGACAAAGCTCCGGTGGTCGATAAGGAGGCGTTTGTGGCACCCAGTGCGTCGATCATAGGCCAAGTTCAGGTGGGCCGAGGCTCCTCCATTTGGTACGGTTGCGTTTTGAGAG GCGATGTTAACAGCATCAGCATTGGGTCTGGGACCAACATTCAAGACAATTCCCTTGTTCATGTGGCAAAATCTAACTTGAGTGGCAAGGTTTTGCCTACCATTATCGGAGACAATGTCACTGTAG GCCACAGTGCTGTCTTGCATGGATGTACTGTGGAGGATGAGGCATTTGTAGGCATGGCTGCAACCTTGCTCGATGGGGTTTATGTCGAGAAACACGCCATGGTTGCTGCCGGAGCTCTTGTAAGGCAGAACACAAGGATCCCCTGTGGAGAG GTATGGGGAGGGAACCCAGCAAAGTTCCTGAGGAAGCTCACAGAAGATGAGATGGCCTTCATCTCCCAGTCAGCCTTAAACTATTCCAACTTGGCTCAGGTTCATGCAGCTGAAAATGCAAAGCCCCTCGATGAGATAGAGTTTGAGAAGGCGCTGCGAAAGAAGTTTGGACGCCGTGATGAGGAATATGACTCTATGTTGGGTGTCACTCGTGAGACACCGGCAGAGATTACTCTTCCTGATAACGTATTGCCACCTAAGTCTGCTTAA
- the LOC103402289 gene encoding uncharacterized protein, with the protein MPAADPNAGEVFYRLMTGFMRNQTNYTLDSVLSKQDVLSAVVGLGGLGSKGVLKLLLVEELNKERVMSEFCALLEPQLKMENNGSRHRRNSLTPVKQRRSGYEPSDAETDILDSPWHGGNKWPNGGYESGGAKPELDLGRKISPLRQSRRHSSRIEYDGPTPRTTSVVSPVRKRTNSKSPYKPGRGDSNARTLPMAGSDIRRNISPLGKSERSRHVSPFQADQEERDLNNDGDEIVDSNRNQHHKRTNSRRSAAALRHRSLRETDQQSNRSITPTKGERTPSPLSKSMAHQKPGQVSTPSVSEINELLAHAKLARTSPDPILNNKAAPIYETSVSIAPGDIFFSGECNVVALPQNHLQKPKMVSSAASQQRSTTRSNGNFGHDVNVRGLSSSYGLSQTTTTTSSSAVSRQSSGRLSMASSMRSDASRTTTASMRKFTDNRRKSESQAWFSCMRKSSCKNKKLSPERSTFNEAAFIEKAFVEESLRQLWADKHRPTSLNGFTCHKQEAQVLKQLVIPFVIDNVSPHILLTGPTGSGKKALTMAYLREVYGDASWEISHDLRYFQVQEQRTMQLVVPLTSSPHHVELNVQLEPNARYALMGLVREINNDNELAPEVSSINFKANHKVMVLYGVDKAEHIQHLIKWIMDCYSDACKLILCCENDSGVIESVKNRCKVIKVDAPVTHEVRITLGFRVPKMLF; encoded by the exons ATGCCAGCAGCTGACCCGAACGCTGGAGAAGTCTTTTACAG ATTGATGACCGGGTTCATGAGAAACCAGACCAATTATACTCTTGACAGTGTCTTAAGCAAGCAAGATGTCTTGTCCGCTGTTGTTGGTCTGGGGGGACTTGGATCC AAAGGAGTTTTAAAGCTTCTTTTGGTGGAAGAGTTAAACAAGGAGAGAGTGATGAGTGAGTTTTGTGCACTTCTTGAGCCACAA TTAAAAATGGAGAATAATGGGTCAAGACACAGGAGGAATTCTCTGACGCCGGTGAAGCAAAGGAGGAGTGGATATGAGCCATCTGATGCCGAGACAGACATCCTAGATAGCCCGTGGCACGGCGGAAACAAATGGCCTAATGGAGGATATGAATCTGGAGGGGCAAAACCAGAGTTGGATTTGGGAAGAAAGATCAGCCCTTTGAGGCAGAGCAGGAGACATTCTTCCAGGATTGAATACGACGGCCCTACTCCAAGAACTACCTCAGTGGTAAGCCCAGTTCGAAAAAGAACCAACAGCAAGTCGCCCTACAAGCCTGGAAGAGGTGACAGCAATGCTCGAACTTTGCCAATGGCGGGTTCTGATATTCGTAGGAACATCAGCCCCTTGGGAAAATCCGAGCGCAGCAGACATGTTTCACCTTTTCAAGCAGACCAAGAAGAGCGCGATTTGAACAACGATGGTGATGAGATTGTAGACTCAAACAGAAACCAACATCATAAAAGAACGAACAGCAGAAGATCAGCAGCTGCTCTGCGGCATAGATCACTGAGAGAAACTGACCAGCAAAGCAATCGTTCAATCACGCCTACAAAAGGGGAGAGAACACCCTCACCATTGTCCAAAAGCATGGCTCACCAGAAGCCAGGGCAAGTGAGCACACCATCCGTCAGCGAAATCAATGAACTGCTTGCTCATGCAAAGCTTGCTAGAACTTCTCCAGATCCCATTTTGAATAACAAAGCTGCTCCGATTTACGAAACCTCAGTTTCTATTGCACCAGGTGACATCTTTTTCTCTGGAGAATGCAATGTCGTGGCATTGCCTCAAAATCACTTACAAAAACCGAAAATGGTCTCCTCTGCCGCCTCACAACAGAGAAGTACTACTCGATCAAATGGCAACTTTGGTCACGATGTCAATGTCCGCGGACTTTCATCTTCGTATGGTTTGTCACAGACAACCACAACCACTTCCAGCTCTGCGGTGAGCAGGCAGAGCAGCGGGAGGCTGAGCATGGCTAGCAGCATGAGGAGTGATGCAAGCAGGACAACAACCGCCAGCATGAGGAAGTTCACGGATAATAGGAGGAAGAGCGAAAGTCAGGCATGGTTTTCGTGTATGAGAAAGAGTTCTtgcaagaacaaaaaattatcacCTGAGCGTAGCACGTTCAATGAGGCTGCATTCATCGAGAAGGCGTTCGTGGAAGAGAGTCTCAGGCAGTTGTGGGCTGATAAGCATAGACCTACTTCGTTGAATGGATTCACTTGCCACAAGCAAGAAGCTCAAGTTCTCAAGCAACTTGTGA TTCCATTT GTGATTGATAACGTCAGTCCACATATTTTGCTTACCGGACCAACTGGTTCTGGGAAGAAAGCTCTAACAATGGCGTATCTACGAGAAGTTTACGGTGATGCAAGTTGGGAA ATATCTCATGATTTGAGATACTTCCAGGTTCAG GAACAAAGGACAATGCAACTGGTGGTTCCATTGACATCCAGCCCTCACCATGTGGAGCTCAATGTACAGTTGGAACCAAATGCCAGATATGCCCTAATGGGTTTGGTCAGAGAAATAAACAATGACAATGAACTTGCTCCTGAAGTCAGCTCTATAAATTTCAAGGCAAATCATAAAG TGATGGTTCTTTATGGTGTCGACAAAGCAGAGCACATTCAGCACTTGATCAAATGGATCATGGACTGTTACTCGGATGCGTGTAAGCTCATACTTTGCTGCGAAAATGACTCCGGTGTCATTGAATCGGTGAAAAACCGGTGCAAAGTCATCAAGGTTGATGCTCCTGTGACTCATGAAGTACGTATCACATTGGGATTTAGGGTTCCCAAAATGCTCTTTTGA
- the LOC103401328 gene encoding protein RER1B yields the protein MEGIGSEGGAAAAPLAQWRSNFARAFQYYLDRSTPHTVNRWLGTLVLAMIYILRVYYVQGFYVVSYGLGIYVLNLLIGFFSPKVDPELEALDGASLPTSGSDEFKPFVRRLPEFKFWYSITKAFVIAFIMTFISLLDVPVFWPILLCYWIVLFVLTMKRQILHMIKYKYVPFDIGKRRYTGKK from the exons ATGGAGGGAATTGGAAGTGAGGGCGGAGCAGCAGCGGCGCCACTGGCCCAATGGCGGAGCAATTTTGCGAGAGCATTCCAGTACTATTTGGATCGGTCAACGCCTCACACTGTGAATAGATGGCTAGGAACCCTAGTTTTGGCTATGATTTACATTCTGCGTGTGTACTATGTTCAGGGGTTCTATGTTGTCTCCTATGGTCTGGGGATCTACGTTTTGAATCTCTTGATCGGTTTCTTCTCGCCCAAGGTTGACCCGGAGCTTGAGGCCTTGGATGGGGCTTCATTGCCAACAAGTGGTTCTGATGAGTTTAAGCCTTTTGTTCGCCGCCTTCCCGAGTTTAAGTTCTG GTATTCCATCACAAAGGCATTCGTTATTGCATTTATCATGACCTTTATTTCTCTGCTGGACGTACCTGTTTTCTGGCCAATACTGCTATGCTACTGGATTGTTCTGTTTGTCCTCACAATGAAAAGGCAGATCCTACACATGatcaaatacaaatatgttCCATTTGATATCGGAAAAAGG CGATACACTGGAAAGAAGTAG